The genome window TCTGTTgatgtcaaggtcaagattTAGGCCAAAGCTTTGGTCGCTAACATTTTCCAGAGCTGCAGGTACAGTGCGGCGACCGAGGTTTGTCAGCGGCCAGGATCGCCGCTAACCCAACGTCACTCCACACAAGCTTGCTTGAACTTCAGCTTCGCTGTCCTCACACGCCCATTTTAAAATATTGTTTGTTCAATAAGACAGCCTTGTATTATTGCAACTGTGTAAGATCCCTTCAAATAGGGAAATCAAGGAAGGGAAGCGTTGACTTTCACGGTAAATTGTTGTCATCGCTATTGCAAGTGTTTTAGCAAGACATGGTGGGAACCAAGTGCCTCCTGCACCTCCATCTTGTCTTCCATCCTTACCTATATGCTGAACATGAAAGTCATTCCGCCTCAGCAACCACAAGCGTCGAGAGAAATCACGGATCAAAACCAAGACTAGCCACGGAGCCTTGGTCCCCATTCTTCTGGCCATAAATGATACGACAGTTCATGTATCGATGAGCTTTATCATTCCTGAGGCTCTTATAAGCCTGAGACACCATCTCTTTTCGCTTCTCTTCTGGTATTCCTAAGGCATTCAACGGCTTGACAGACATCGAACCAATCAGATCCATGATGTTGGCTTCCATCAACTTCCCCAAGTCCTTCGTTCCTTCATCCTGTGGCCAGCATGAGATAGGCACTTTCTCACTCACGGCCTGAACTCGAGTGAAGCCAGCGGCTATGAGACTTTTCCGAACGTCTTTCTTGCCAAAGTTGGTACAGCCGTATTTTCGTATCCCCTGAGCGCAGGTATCGAAGAAAACTCGCAGTGGATCGTCTTTCTGCATGGTGCCATCATCGCAGCGAACTGTGTAGTCAAAATCTTGAAACTCGATCCATCCACCCTCCTTCAGGTGTCTTCCCTTTATTAGCTGGGCATCACATATCAGGCATTCAACTCACTCGTGGACATTAACAACCATTGTGTCCAAGTCAAGAAGAAATCCGACCATTCCCCTGAGATGAACCATATCAAAGTCCTTACCATTGGCCCAGTAGGGGTCCTCACAGTCTTCAACAAACATGGATGCATTCGAAGGCATTGATTTAGGTTGAATGGGGGATAGATCGGTTCCTATCACGCTGGTCTTGTCATACTCATCGGCCACTAGGTCTTGTTAGAAAGGCAGCTGGAATATTTTCATATTAGCTCACCGTCTATCACCCATGCCCCTACAAATTATAAGTACAAAACAGTCAAAAGTGCACTTGGCACTCACCGTTTCCTGTCCCGAGATCGATTATCTTCTTCGCGTCTTTGTCAACTTCGGACAGAAAGAGTTTACCATCCTGCATCAACCAGATGGTTAGCTGTTGCTTTGACTCTAATTGCTGTTGCCCAATAATCTTGACATACCAGAAGTTGCTGCATCAGGAAATGCTCAGCTAGCTCGCGACActgctcgccttcgtcatTGGGTAGCGGATATCTGCCCGCCAAATAGGCGTGATAACGTCGGCCATGAGAGTGCTCATAGTCGAATATGCTGGCTGCTAATGACGTGCAACAGCTTGAATCATCGTCTTGTTGCAAGCATTCAGAACGAGCATCGTCAAACACGAGCTCATATTCATCCGTGTCTTGTTCTGTTGGGGTGTATATTGTTTCAATACCCGGCTCGGAAATGATCGAGAAAGAGTGACTATCAGTCTCTGGCATCTTGGCTGTGAACTTGTGGAAAGAAGTTGGAAGGAAGACAACACAACTATACAGAATAGGGACTCGGCACTGTTTATCATCTGTTGGGATGCTCTACTACGGTTGCGCCACATTAATCATCTCTGTGAAACCAGCCAAGTACACAAGGGATGAACATTTCTGGCTTCGGTATTATCAATATATGCGGGAGGTCATCTGCACGTTTGCTACCGTGATGGTGACCCCTCCTTCTGGCAGGACTTCACCTCCTAACATTGGTGAAATGGACCTCATGTGGTATGTTTCGTTACAACCTACATGCTTGTGCGAGTTGTTGGTGATAAGCTATGCGGATGGCGCATAACGACAATATGCGATTCGACTGTTGGTCCAGGAAGAAGGGGGGGGCCACTAtgtttgtttgcttcctATGGGGGCGCAGTGCCGAAGAAAGGCCAAGAGACCCCTCAATGAACTTAAAACTGAAACAAAATTCAAGTCAGTTGGTCATATTACATTCCATCAATGGTTATTTGAAAAAGGAAGTTGATTGTGGTCATGATATCTAGGCTTCATTGAAGATGCAAACAATGGTCAACACTATCGTTTGACAGATCTTAGACCTAACATTGGTTGATCAAGTAGGATTCGACATGGGTGTACAGACTGTGTCTACTGTCGCTTACTGCTGGGCAAGGTTGCCTTACACATGTACGAAGGAGCCTTGTCCGCGCCCAGCTCTCCACCGTGTTGCTGATCACTTGGTCTCACATGTTGAACCAACACTTTGCTTTTTCGCTCTTCACTAACAAGTATCTACGTCAGCCATTGATGTTTCCACACTAACCACCAGGTATTACCTTTCGGGTATCGTACAATACTAGTCAGAAGGCACAACAGATACGCCAATGCATTTCAACGAGGATACGTCCATACATAAGCGTTTCTTGGCTCTATTTCAAGTGCCAAGCAGTCAGGCTTGCATAACCCGATACTATATTGGGACAGAGTTCATATGCCACTCAACACCGTGTCTAGCATCAGCAATTGATACCATGGCTTATTGGTAGGTCAACCTAACAGCTCTCATGACATATTGTTGAAGCGGAAGCTGATCCATTTAGTTAATACAGATATGCCCCAAGCAAGTCTAGTCAAAAAACATTCAGACAACCAGCCATGTCGACGGGATGCCTTCTGGTACTTTTCTCAGGTCGATAGAATTCAGCAGCCTATGGGCACCTGAAGTTCCAGGGTCTATGCCATTATGACTCTACAAGTCGTTAAATTCGACCATCGTTGAATTTTAGAGCACGGCTTCTGGAAACGGCGCTAACATTCATCCCCATCCCAGAAGGACTCTAGTAGGCTATCAACTCCAAATCCCCAGACTGTCACTGTGCTTGCTAGCCCGTAGGTACCTTAGTCAATGGCTGGTCTCAATTTGACTTGCAACGGTACCTATTCATACACATCCATGTGATGGCAGATTCAGGCTGTTGCGCTTGCCTCAGCCTCGAAGCTGGGGATTGATGCATTGGCAAGACTAAAACCATTCGGAATTGTCACTCGGAATGATTAATTGTTAGAGATGGTAAGCACCCGGCCCTGGCTCAACTGTATCAGACAAGGACAAGCTAACAGTGGAAGTCAAAGTGTTTGGCCCACTGAATATTGCGCCCAAATCTCACGGTCGTCCCCTGATGGTTTTTATTATGGAACCAATCTCACCATCCGTGGTAGCGCGTTCCAAACGTCCGTCGACCTTCCAGAAGTTTGATGGCAGGGCGAATCCATGGAGCCGCACGGTTGTTGAACACGCTTATCGGGAAGTTGTGTTATGACTCGGCGCTTCTTGTACAACCCTCGTCCAAAGATGCTGTACCTGGGTTGTCCCGGTCGCCAAAATGGGCGCTGCGACATCAAGAACAATGCTGCGTGCGTGCTTTCTGGCTGAGACTGTTTCATCCCTTGGGCAATGCTGCTTTTCAAGTAGAGCGACGAGCTCGCCTTGATCCTGCAACGAGTGATTGGAAGCCAAGCCCTGCTCAGCATTGCCTTTTGTTTGCCCGAGGCATATGACACCTCGGAACACATCGCGGCTCATCTTGAGAACATGATAACGCCTCGCTATGCTGTTTTTAGGTATTGGAGACGTGTCTCATTTGCGGGCCTGTATGCCAACGTGTTTCACCTTCGCAAATCATGGCAGGGCCATTTAATGGTTCGGAGAGGCCGCAACGTCAATGCTTCATTATCGCCAATTCCCTAGCA of Fusarium oxysporum Fo47 chromosome I, complete sequence contains these proteins:
- a CDS encoding S-adenosyl-L-methionine-dependent methyltransferase, which encodes MPETDSHSFSIISEPGIETIYTPTEQDTDEYELVFDDARSECLQQDDDSSCCTSLAASIFDYEHSHGRRYHAYLAGRYPLPNDEGEQCRELAEHFLMQQLLVCQDYWATAIRDGKLFLSEVDKDAKKIIDLGTGNVADEYDKTSVIGTDLSPIQPKSMPSNASMFVEDCEDPYWANGKDFDMVHLRGMVGFLLDLDTMVVNVHEHLKEGGWIEFQDFDYTVRCDDGTMQKDDPLRVFFDTCAQGIRKYGCTNFGKKDVRKSLIAAGFTRVQAVSEKVPISCWPQDEGTKDLGKLMEANIMDLIGSMSVKPLNALGIPEEKRKEMVSQAYKSLRNDKAHRYMNCRIIYGQKNGDQGSVASLGFDP